A genomic window from Luteolibacter sp. LG18 includes:
- a CDS encoding SAM-dependent methyltransferase, which yields MSAPSPAFPPVSGWLIRVSEVFGDLTADVVGRTGATSSTPLGSEYHLLKGTDLAAIRGSDVGHFIRWNMPVHHSWPCNPQKTDSFIEKAAQALFRKFGQLPLQAILVGQLDPSSPNKYYKTLASNLRGRTLQLFPNVGKIEVEDQDPAAPTLFCLVGPEGLFCGVQSPRDANGFHPGGTRYISQNAPGTISRAGAKIAEALHYLRLHRPPLAAGSHWLELGASPGGMTSELLKRGHRVTAVDRAPLDPRLDKASGLTFSRADVATFQPPTGESYDAFLSDLNGSARDSIGYIIRLSSHLRKGGLVVFTLKTSDATTVEAVNELYQSVTAHAKAVGLNRFATTHLTYNRQEFTLFFERTKA from the coding sequence ATGTCCGCTCCGTCCCCTGCATTTCCGCCTGTTTCCGGTTGGTTGATCCGCGTCTCCGAAGTCTTCGGCGACCTCACCGCGGACGTCGTCGGGCGCACCGGCGCCACCTCCTCCACGCCGCTGGGCAGCGAGTATCACCTGCTGAAGGGCACGGATCTCGCCGCGATTCGCGGCTCGGACGTCGGCCACTTCATCCGCTGGAACATGCCCGTCCACCATAGTTGGCCGTGCAATCCGCAGAAGACGGACAGCTTCATCGAAAAGGCCGCCCAGGCGCTGTTCCGGAAATTCGGCCAGCTCCCGCTCCAGGCGATCCTCGTCGGCCAGCTCGATCCCAGCTCGCCGAACAAATACTACAAGACCCTCGCCTCGAACCTCCGTGGCCGCACCCTCCAACTCTTCCCGAACGTCGGCAAAATCGAGGTCGAGGACCAGGATCCCGCCGCGCCGACCCTGTTCTGCCTGGTCGGGCCGGAAGGTCTGTTCTGCGGTGTCCAGAGCCCGCGGGACGCCAATGGCTTCCACCCCGGCGGCACCCGCTACATCAGCCAGAACGCGCCGGGAACCATCAGCCGCGCCGGCGCGAAGATCGCTGAGGCCCTGCACTACCTCCGTCTCCACCGCCCGCCGCTTGCCGCGGGCAGCCACTGGCTCGAACTCGGGGCCAGCCCCGGCGGCATGACGTCCGAGTTGCTGAAGCGCGGCCACCGTGTCACCGCCGTCGACCGCGCCCCGCTCGACCCGCGCCTCGACAAAGCCAGCGGCCTGACCTTCTCGCGCGCCGATGTCGCCACCTTCCAGCCGCCCACGGGCGAGAGCTACGACGCCTTCCTCTCCGACCTCAACGGCAGCGCCCGCGATTCCATCGGCTACATCATCCGCCTCTCCAGCCACCTGCGGAAGGGCGGCCTCGTCGTCTTCACCCTGAAGACCTCGGACGCCACCACCGTGGAGGCCGTCAACGAGCTCTACCAATCCGTCACCGCCCACGCGAAGGCGGTCGGCCTGAACCGTTTCGCCACCACCCATCTGACCTACAACCGCCAGGAGTTCACCCTGTTCTTCGAGCGGACGAAGGCTTGA
- a CDS encoding RNA-binding protein has protein sequence MIILIRNLDRATDRIQLHALLRKFGKVVSLDLVMDEETGRSKGFAFAEFKSTKEAMMAIHELNGMQVGANELRVKKAAASSVKKGKAANQPEEGEEEPQRPTFRPRGGSRSGPRSGPRPGPRKRR, from the coding sequence ATGATCATCCTGATCCGCAATCTCGACCGCGCGACCGACCGCATCCAGCTCCACGCCCTGCTCCGCAAGTTCGGCAAGGTGGTTTCCCTCGACCTCGTGATGGACGAGGAAACCGGCCGCTCGAAGGGGTTCGCGTTCGCCGAGTTCAAATCCACCAAGGAGGCGATGATGGCGATCCACGAGCTGAACGGCATGCAGGTGGGCGCGAACGAGCTACGGGTGAAAAAGGCCGCCGCGTCTTCGGTGAAGAAGGGCAAGGCCGCCAATCAACCCGAGGAAGGTGAAGAAGAACCCCAGCGCCCGACATTCCGCCCCCGCGGTGGCTCCCGGTCCGGCCCGCGATCGGGGCCGCGCCCCGGGCCGCGCAAGCGCCGCTGA
- the cimA gene encoding citramalate synthase, producing MKPVFLYDTTLRDGTQGEGFQLSGLDKLRIAERLDAFGIDYIEGGWPGSNPKDVEFFQAAKSLKLKHAKLAAFGSTRRADTKVEDDAQVRLLLEAETPVVTIFGKSWELQVTEVLRTTPEENRAMIRDTVAHLKKHGREVIYDAEHFFDGYKDSAEHALATLQAAADGGADCLVLCDTNGGTLPHEVKEICEVVRARIPGTPVGIHTHNDCELAVANAIASVQGGAIQIQGTINGYGERTGNCNLTSVIPILQLKMGLTVVPALENLLDLSYYVDDVSNNPHFARAPFVGRTAFAHKGGMHVNAVKKLARSYEHIVPASVGNSQNILVSELSGQDNILIKAEQLGLGLEKGSPVAKAVLQKVKELEHEGYSFEAAGGSLELLIRREQGTYTKPFDLKEYHTSFRKYRDGHDPVCEATVKLYVDNTPEYTVAEGHGVVNALDVALRKALLPFYPEIANISLVDYKVRIVDGHDATAAKTRVLIETTDGHESWGTIGVSENIIEASWIAIVDGIDLFLQKRK from the coding sequence ATGAAACCGGTATTCCTCTACGATACGACGCTGCGTGACGGCACGCAGGGCGAAGGATTCCAACTTTCAGGCCTCGACAAGCTGCGAATTGCCGAGCGTCTGGACGCATTCGGCATCGATTATATTGAAGGCGGCTGGCCGGGTTCGAATCCGAAGGACGTCGAGTTTTTCCAAGCGGCGAAGTCCCTCAAGCTCAAGCACGCGAAGCTCGCGGCCTTCGGCTCCACCCGCCGTGCCGACACCAAGGTCGAGGACGACGCCCAGGTCCGCCTGCTGCTGGAGGCGGAAACGCCGGTCGTCACCATCTTCGGAAAGAGCTGGGAACTCCAGGTCACCGAGGTCCTCCGCACCACGCCGGAGGAAAACCGCGCGATGATCCGCGACACCGTGGCCCACCTCAAGAAGCACGGCCGCGAGGTGATCTACGACGCCGAGCATTTCTTCGACGGCTACAAGGACTCCGCCGAGCACGCGCTCGCCACCCTCCAGGCCGCCGCCGATGGCGGGGCCGATTGCCTCGTGCTCTGCGACACCAACGGCGGCACGCTGCCCCACGAGGTGAAGGAAATCTGCGAGGTCGTCCGCGCCCGCATCCCCGGCACCCCGGTCGGCATCCACACCCACAACGATTGCGAGCTGGCCGTCGCCAATGCCATCGCCTCCGTCCAAGGCGGCGCGATCCAGATCCAGGGCACCATCAACGGCTACGGCGAGCGCACCGGAAATTGCAACCTCACCTCCGTCATCCCGATCCTCCAGCTCAAGATGGGCCTCACCGTGGTCCCGGCGTTGGAGAACCTTCTCGATCTTTCGTACTACGTGGATGATGTGTCGAACAACCCGCACTTCGCCCGCGCGCCCTTCGTCGGCCGCACCGCCTTTGCCCACAAGGGCGGCATGCATGTCAACGCGGTGAAGAAGCTCGCCCGCAGCTACGAGCACATCGTGCCGGCGTCCGTCGGCAATTCGCAGAACATCCTCGTCTCCGAACTCAGCGGCCAGGACAACATCCTGATCAAGGCCGAGCAGCTCGGCTTGGGCCTCGAAAAGGGGTCGCCGGTCGCGAAGGCCGTGCTCCAGAAGGTGAAGGAGCTCGAGCATGAGGGCTACTCCTTCGAGGCCGCCGGTGGTTCGCTGGAACTCCTCATCCGCCGCGAGCAGGGCACCTACACGAAGCCCTTCGACCTGAAGGAATACCACACCAGCTTCCGCAAGTACCGCGACGGCCATGACCCGGTCTGCGAGGCCACCGTGAAGCTCTACGTCGACAACACCCCGGAATACACCGTGGCGGAAGGTCACGGCGTGGTGAACGCCCTCGACGTCGCGCTGCGCAAGGCGCTGCTGCCCTTCTACCCGGAGATCGCGAACATCTCGCTGGTGGACTACAAGGTCCGCATCGTCGATGGCCACGACGCCACCGCCGCCAAGACCCGCGTGCTCATCGAAACCACCGACGGTCACGAAAGCTGGGGCACCATCGGCGTTTCGGAGAACATCATCGAGGCGAGCTGGATCGCCATCGTGGACGGCATCGACCTCTTCCTCCAGAAGCGGAAGTAA
- a CDS encoding SMP-30/gluconolactonase/LRE family protein, translated as MKALLLAPLLVLPALAAEGPYPVDPASVRHEGVPFGTVTKHTFAASKVYPGTTRDYWVYTPAQYDPAKPACLMVFQDGSGYVNEKGADKVPIVFDNLIHSKEMPVTIGLFVDPGVTPAADAKALPRYNRSYEYDAFSGDYAKFLTDELIPEVAKERNLSPNPDHRGLCGASSGGCASFFAAWKRPDQFRRVYSMIGTFVGLRGGDELATLVRKTEPLPLRVFLQDGSNDQNIYCGDWWMANQEMERSLQFAGYEVNHAWGEGPHSHQHGGAILPDAMRWLWKDFPKPVEVHYDASKGRAKDMLIPGKDWELVSEGHGFTEGPVPGPDGTVFFSDIPKNVIHRVGTDGKVSAFLENTRGTNGLTFGPDGRLYGCRTGSGEIVSWDIATKEEKVHATDIKGNDLTVARDGTIYATEPAKHAVWIIRPGQDKTLGSDAFRGVNGVSLTPDQSRLDVADPGGRYIWSATRLADGSLANVQPYHHLHLPPADPDPGSKADGIRVTKDGWLLAATAIGIQIFDQPGRVNLILPPVPGARYPSNLCFAGPEKKTLYVTCGDKVFKRETKLTGAMAWEDPVTPPKPHL; from the coding sequence ATGAAAGCCCTCCTCCTTGCCCCGCTTCTGGTGTTGCCCGCCCTCGCGGCGGAAGGCCCCTATCCGGTCGATCCCGCGTCCGTGCGCCACGAGGGCGTGCCCTTCGGCACCGTCACCAAGCACACCTTCGCCGCGAGCAAGGTCTACCCCGGCACCACCCGCGATTACTGGGTCTACACCCCGGCGCAGTATGATCCCGCCAAGCCCGCTTGCCTGATGGTCTTCCAGGACGGAAGCGGCTACGTGAACGAGAAGGGCGCGGACAAGGTGCCGATCGTTTTCGACAACCTCATCCACTCGAAGGAAATGCCCGTCACCATCGGGCTCTTCGTCGATCCCGGCGTCACCCCGGCCGCCGATGCCAAGGCCCTGCCGCGCTACAACCGCAGCTACGAATACGATGCCTTCAGCGGCGACTACGCGAAGTTCCTCACCGACGAACTGATCCCGGAGGTGGCGAAGGAACGGAACCTCAGCCCGAACCCCGATCACCGCGGCCTGTGCGGTGCGTCCTCGGGCGGTTGCGCCTCGTTCTTCGCCGCTTGGAAACGCCCGGACCAGTTCCGCCGCGTGTACTCCATGATCGGCACCTTCGTCGGCCTGCGTGGCGGCGATGAACTGGCCACCCTCGTTCGCAAGACCGAGCCGTTGCCACTGCGCGTGTTCCTTCAGGACGGCTCGAACGACCAGAACATCTACTGCGGCGACTGGTGGATGGCGAACCAGGAGATGGAGCGTTCGCTCCAGTTCGCCGGCTATGAGGTGAACCACGCCTGGGGCGAGGGGCCGCACTCCCACCAGCACGGTGGCGCGATCCTGCCGGACGCCATGCGCTGGCTGTGGAAGGATTTCCCGAAGCCCGTCGAAGTCCACTACGATGCCTCCAAGGGCCGCGCCAAGGACATGCTCATCCCCGGCAAGGACTGGGAGCTGGTCAGCGAGGGCCATGGGTTCACCGAAGGGCCCGTGCCAGGACCGGATGGCACCGTGTTCTTCTCGGACATCCCGAAAAACGTCATCCACCGCGTAGGCACCGATGGGAAGGTGTCCGCCTTCCTTGAAAACACCCGCGGCACCAATGGCCTGACCTTCGGCCCGGATGGCCGCCTCTACGGTTGCCGCACCGGCAGCGGCGAGATCGTGTCCTGGGACATCGCCACCAAGGAGGAGAAGGTCCACGCCACCGACATCAAGGGCAATGACCTCACCGTGGCCCGCGATGGCACCATCTACGCCACCGAGCCCGCCAAACACGCCGTCTGGATCATCCGCCCCGGGCAGGACAAGACCCTCGGCAGCGATGCTTTCCGCGGCGTGAACGGCGTTTCGCTCACGCCCGACCAGAGCCGCCTCGATGTCGCCGATCCCGGCGGCCGCTACATCTGGTCCGCCACCCGTCTCGCCGATGGTTCGCTGGCCAATGTCCAGCCCTACCACCACCTCCACCTGCCGCCCGCCGATCCCGATCCGGGCAGCAAGGCGGACGGCATCCGCGTCACCAAGGACGGCTGGCTGCTCGCCGCCACCGCCATCGGCATCCAGATCTTCGACCAGCCCGGCCGCGTGAACCTCATCCTGCCGCCCGTGCCCGGCGCGCGCTATCCCTCGAACCTCTGCTTCGCCGGGCCGGAGAAGAAAACCCTCTACGTCACCTGCGGTGACAAGGTCTTCAAACGCGAAACCAAGCTCACCGGCGCGATGGCCTGGGAAGATCCGGTCACCCCGCCGAAGCCGCATCTGTGA
- a CDS encoding DUF1294 domain-containing protein — translation MAAEQTGKIAEWDRSKGYGYVKAGPKRYFLHRRDFAEHHKAPAVGDRIHFQAGADDKGRPCAVKAVHVNDGGRFGIGHSLLLGLLLALPFVAWCCVHPLVQIGIGAAYGISSLAAWFAYVIDKQRARANGASGTQHPRVPETSLHLIELLGGWPAAFIAQRKLRHKCAKARYQVVYWAIVGGHQLLALDFLCDWRLARMILG, via the coding sequence ATGGCAGCGGAGCAGACGGGCAAGATCGCGGAGTGGGACCGAAGCAAGGGCTACGGCTACGTGAAGGCCGGGCCGAAACGCTACTTCCTCCACCGTCGAGATTTCGCCGAACACCACAAGGCTCCCGCCGTGGGGGACCGGATTCATTTTCAAGCCGGAGCTGACGACAAGGGCCGGCCGTGCGCGGTCAAGGCGGTGCACGTGAATGACGGTGGCCGTTTCGGCATCGGTCACAGCCTCCTCCTGGGCCTGCTGCTGGCGCTCCCCTTCGTGGCATGGTGCTGCGTCCACCCGCTGGTCCAGATAGGCATCGGAGCAGCCTACGGCATCTCCAGCCTGGCTGCGTGGTTCGCCTACGTGATCGACAAGCAGCGGGCGCGTGCCAACGGAGCAAGCGGCACCCAGCACCCGCGTGTGCCCGAGACCAGCTTGCACCTGATCGAGCTGCTCGGTGGCTGGCCCGCCGCGTTCATCGCCCAGCGGAAGCTGCGGCACAAATGCGCGAAGGCCCGCTATCAGGTCGTTTATTGGGCGATCGTGGGGGGCCACCAACTGCTGGCGCTCGATTTCCTTTGCGATTGGCGGCTCGCCCGCATGATTCTCGGCTGA
- a CDS encoding VF530 family protein has product MPAPSEHPRDPLHGLTLETILTTLVDRHGWEMLATRIRIRCFTHDPSIKSSLTFLRKTPWARQKVEAWYLYDLRRGIK; this is encoded by the coding sequence ATGCCCGCCCCATCCGAACACCCGCGCGACCCGCTCCACGGCCTGACCTTGGAGACCATCCTGACCACCCTGGTGGACCGGCACGGCTGGGAAATGCTCGCGACGCGGATCCGGATCCGCTGCTTCACCCACGATCCGAGCATCAAATCCAGCCTGACCTTCCTGCGGAAAACCCCGTGGGCGCGGCAGAAGGTGGAGGCGTGGTACCTCTATGATCTCCGCAGGGGGATCAAGTAG
- a CDS encoding DUF892 family protein, whose amino-acid sequence MTERLTDLWIEQLKSLHSLECQFAKILPAMARSAEREEVRTFLLHHRVRAKAHAEMLRGILADLDEMPGDGTCAAMERLVAEWHPTGDDVELLRTVRRGVHQEIERLARAVNGARVLGYDDAADMLCAAMEEEQYEDAALAKVGRHIHGHASRYVAA is encoded by the coding sequence ATGACTGAACGCCTCACGGATCTCTGGATCGAGCAACTGAAGAGCCTCCATAGCCTGGAGTGCCAGTTTGCAAAAATCCTCCCCGCGATGGCCCGGTCGGCCGAACGCGAGGAGGTGCGCACCTTCCTTCTGCACCACCGGGTGCGGGCGAAGGCCCATGCGGAAATGCTGCGGGGGATCCTCGCCGATCTGGACGAAATGCCTGGCGATGGGACCTGCGCCGCGATGGAGCGCCTCGTCGCCGAGTGGCATCCGACCGGTGACGACGTCGAACTCCTCCGCACAGTCCGCCGCGGCGTGCATCAGGAGATCGAGCGCCTTGCCCGGGCGGTCAATGGTGCCCGCGTGCTCGGCTATGACGACGCCGCGGACATGCTCTGCGCCGCGATGGAAGAGGAGCAGTACGAGGACGCCGCGCTGGCGAAGGTGGGCCGCCACATCCACGGCCACGCCAGCCGCTACGTCGCCGCCTGA
- a CDS encoding sodium-translocating pyrophosphatase, which translates to MSDFLIRHGIPLSLGFGALGLGAAIVLIRSVLAASDGNEAMRSIAGAIQSGAKAYLNRQLGAVSAIAIVMFIAIGLLRDWTTAGGFVVGAVCSLIAGYIGMTIAVRANVRTAQAASVGSHPALKVAFSGGAVTGLLVVALGLLSVGGFYLTVLQVSGSAKVAIDSLIGLALGSSLVSVFARLGGGIYTKAADVGADLVGKVEQNLQEDDPRNPATVADNVGDNVGDCAGMAADVFETYAVSLIGGVLVGHLVSPDNLAALSYPFVVCGISIVGAILGVLYVNLLKQSPTRALLGGVATSGLFSAMLLYPATRAMFPDGITLSGAHVGSNALYGCILAGIVLTFASVWITNYYTSTEYRPVRRIAAASETGHGTNVIAGLSVGNHATVLPVLLICAAIWCCHEWAGLYGIAVAVVSMLSLSGIIISLDAFGPITDNAGGIAVMSGLEPGVRKITDELDAVGNTMKAVTKGYAIASAGLAAMVLFGSYVEELKAHLVGQTFHFELTDPKIMIGLFVGGMLPFLFTAFAMDAVGSAAGAVVHEVRRQLGLKPGILDGTETPDYGQCVDIVTKAALRQMILPALLPLVFVVAVAAIPGLGKEALGGLLVGTIVTGLFVGISMTSAGGAWDNAKKYVEDGNHGGKGSDTHKAAVTGDTVGDPYKDTAGPAVNPMIKVVNILAILIIPILFK; encoded by the coding sequence ATGTCCGACTTTCTCATCCGTCATGGAATCCCCCTCTCGCTTGGTTTTGGAGCCCTCGGTTTGGGCGCGGCGATCGTCCTGATCCGATCGGTGCTGGCGGCGTCGGACGGCAATGAGGCGATGCGTTCCATCGCCGGCGCGATCCAGTCCGGTGCCAAGGCCTACCTCAACCGCCAGTTGGGCGCGGTCAGCGCCATCGCCATCGTGATGTTCATCGCGATCGGCCTGTTGCGGGATTGGACCACCGCCGGCGGGTTCGTGGTGGGCGCGGTCTGCTCGCTGATCGCGGGCTACATCGGGATGACCATCGCGGTGCGTGCGAACGTTCGCACCGCCCAAGCGGCCTCGGTGGGATCGCATCCGGCTTTGAAGGTGGCGTTCAGTGGGGGCGCGGTCACCGGCCTGCTGGTGGTGGCGCTCGGATTGCTCTCGGTCGGCGGCTTCTATCTCACCGTGCTCCAGGTTTCCGGCAGCGCGAAGGTGGCGATCGATTCGCTCATCGGCCTCGCGCTCGGCAGCTCGCTGGTCAGTGTCTTCGCCCGTCTTGGCGGCGGCATCTACACGAAGGCCGCGGACGTCGGCGCCGACCTCGTCGGCAAGGTCGAACAGAACCTCCAGGAGGACGATCCGCGGAACCCCGCCACCGTGGCGGACAACGTGGGCGACAACGTCGGCGACTGCGCGGGCATGGCGGCGGACGTGTTCGAAACCTATGCCGTTTCACTGATCGGCGGCGTGTTGGTCGGCCATCTCGTGAGCCCGGACAACCTGGCGGCCCTGTCCTATCCCTTCGTGGTCTGCGGCATCTCGATTGTCGGAGCGATCCTCGGCGTGCTTTACGTGAACCTGCTGAAGCAAAGCCCGACCCGGGCGCTGCTCGGTGGCGTGGCCACCAGCGGCCTGTTCTCCGCCATGCTGCTCTATCCCGCCACCCGCGCGATGTTTCCGGATGGCATCACGCTTTCCGGCGCGCATGTTGGCTCGAATGCCCTCTACGGCTGCATCCTGGCGGGCATCGTCCTGACCTTTGCCTCGGTGTGGATCACGAATTACTACACCTCCACTGAATACAGGCCGGTGCGCCGCATTGCCGCCGCCTCGGAAACCGGCCACGGCACCAACGTCATCGCCGGTCTCTCGGTGGGGAACCACGCCACCGTCCTGCCGGTGCTGCTGATCTGCGCCGCGATCTGGTGCTGCCACGAGTGGGCGGGCCTCTATGGCATCGCCGTGGCGGTCGTTTCGATGCTCAGCCTCTCCGGCATCATCATCTCGCTCGATGCCTTCGGCCCGATCACCGACAACGCCGGCGGCATCGCCGTGATGAGCGGCCTGGAACCGGGTGTCCGCAAGATCACCGACGAACTCGACGCCGTGGGCAACACCATGAAGGCCGTCACCAAGGGTTACGCCATCGCCTCGGCCGGACTCGCCGCGATGGTCCTCTTCGGTTCCTACGTCGAGGAGCTGAAGGCCCACCTCGTCGGCCAGACCTTCCATTTCGAACTGACCGATCCGAAGATCATGATCGGCCTCTTTGTCGGCGGCATGCTGCCGTTCCTGTTCACCGCCTTCGCGATGGACGCCGTGGGCAGCGCCGCGGGCGCGGTGGTCCACGAGGTGCGCCGCCAGCTCGGCCTCAAGCCCGGCATCCTGGATGGCACCGAAACCCCGGATTACGGCCAGTGCGTGGACATCGTCACCAAGGCCGCGCTGCGCCAGATGATCCTGCCCGCGTTGCTGCCACTCGTCTTCGTCGTGGCCGTGGCCGCCATTCCGGGCCTCGGCAAGGAAGCCCTCGGCGGCCTGCTCGTCGGGACCATCGTCACCGGCCTGTTCGTCGGGATTTCGATGACCTCCGCGGGCGGGGCGTGGGACAATGCAAAGAAGTACGTCGAGGACGGCAACCACGGTGGCAAAGGCAGCGACACCCACAAGGCCGCCGTCACCGGCGACACCGTCGGCGATCCCTACAAGGACACCGCCGGACCAGCCGTGAACCCGATGATCAAGGTGGTGAACATCCTCGCGATTTTGATCATTCCGATCCTTTTCAAGTAA
- a CDS encoding PLP-dependent aminotransferase family protein yields the protein MESTRYEMLANRLAELIRGGTFAPGDRMPSVRQSSHEHRVSISTVMEAYRRLEDTGLIEARPRSGYYVKAPVLSEARIPTTAAHARKPIHIERASLFEAVMDTVADPRVVPFAAAAPDDSIIPKAKLASISNALFRKHGGAALRYTLPPGRRELRVAVSKRLLGAGIKASPDEILTTHGATEALLLALRATTKRGDLVAVEAPTYFGILHLLRDLGLRAIEIPVSPHAGFVVEALETALKKHRVAACVVQPNFHNPIGGLMPVEAKQRLAALSERHGFAIVEDDVYGELGHDGIRHPSISLYGGHVIHIGAISKTLAPGLRVGWIVPGPHFAEIKRLKSIQCPWNATLSELMVAEFLEAGGYDRHLRRIRQLYAVQCARMRQAVVSSFPDTCRVNQPLGGFVLWIEMPAAFDAEDFAVRAMAENVSLVPGPVFSASGGLRNCFRLSCGFAFGERTLDAVALLGKLAAR from the coding sequence ATGGAATCCACGCGCTATGAAATGCTGGCAAACCGCCTGGCGGAATTGATCCGCGGCGGCACCTTCGCGCCCGGCGACCGCATGCCGTCGGTGCGCCAGAGCAGCCATGAACACCGCGTGAGCATCTCCACGGTGATGGAAGCCTACCGTCGGTTGGAGGACACCGGCCTGATCGAGGCCCGGCCGCGCTCCGGCTACTACGTGAAGGCCCCGGTGCTGTCCGAGGCCCGCATTCCCACCACCGCCGCCCATGCGCGGAAGCCGATCCACATCGAGCGCGCGTCGTTGTTCGAGGCGGTCATGGATACCGTCGCCGATCCGCGGGTGGTGCCTTTCGCTGCCGCGGCACCGGATGACTCGATCATTCCGAAGGCGAAGCTCGCCTCGATCTCGAACGCCTTGTTCCGCAAACACGGCGGCGCGGCCCTGCGCTACACCCTGCCACCCGGCCGCCGCGAGCTGCGCGTGGCCGTGTCGAAGCGCCTGCTCGGAGCCGGGATCAAGGCCTCGCCCGATGAAATCCTCACCACCCATGGAGCCACCGAGGCGCTGCTGCTGGCCCTGCGCGCGACCACCAAGCGCGGCGATCTGGTCGCGGTGGAAGCGCCGACCTATTTCGGCATCCTGCATCTGCTGCGCGATCTCGGCCTGCGGGCGATCGAGATTCCGGTGAGTCCTCACGCCGGGTTCGTGGTGGAGGCCTTGGAGACCGCGTTGAAAAAGCACCGCGTGGCCGCCTGCGTGGTGCAGCCGAATTTCCACAACCCCATCGGCGGCCTCATGCCGGTGGAGGCGAAGCAACGGCTCGCCGCGCTCTCCGAGCGCCACGGCTTCGCCATCGTCGAGGACGACGTCTACGGCGAACTCGGGCACGATGGCATCCGCCATCCCTCGATCTCGCTCTACGGCGGCCACGTGATCCACATCGGTGCGATCTCGAAGACCCTCGCACCGGGGCTGCGCGTCGGCTGGATCGTGCCGGGCCCCCATTTCGCCGAAATCAAGCGCCTCAAGAGCATCCAGTGTCCGTGGAACGCCACGCTCTCCGAGCTCATGGTCGCCGAGTTCCTGGAAGCCGGTGGCTATGACCGCCACCTGCGGCGCATCCGGCAATTGTATGCCGTGCAGTGCGCGCGCATGCGCCAGGCCGTCGTCAGCTCGTTCCCGGACACCTGCCGGGTGAACCAGCCGCTCGGCGGCTTCGTGTTGTGGATCGAGATGCCCGCCGCGTTCGATGCCGAGGATTTCGCGGTGCGCGCGATGGCGGAGAACGTGAGCCTGGTGCCCGGACCGGTGTTCTCGGCGTCCGGTGGATTGCGGAATTGTTTCCGCCTGAGCTGCGGGTTCGCGTTTGGCGAGCGCACGCTGGATGCGGTCGCGCTGTTGGGAAAACTGGCGGCCCGATAA